Below is a genomic region from Triticum dicoccoides isolate Atlit2015 ecotype Zavitan chromosome 5A, WEW_v2.0, whole genome shotgun sequence.
CCGCCCATTCTTTTGTGAGTAGCTCCGCCACTGGTCATGTGGTCATATCCGAGGTGCCTGTGAAGTATGATCGCATATATTATATCAATTTCAAGGTATGAGATAGCTAACCGGGCTTGCTGCTCGGTGAAATCTTTCTGGCCGAACGAGATTATAAACATATCCGCTCAACCTTACTTAAGCGATGTGGTACTAATAAACGTACAAGAAGCAGAACTGGGACTCGATTGCCAGGCCCGTCATGTGGCCCAGTGAATCGGGCTGCATCTCGGCCCGTCATGCCAGGCCCGTCCGCAACGATGCCGCGAGCTCTCTGCTCGATCGGTTACAACGGCCTAGATGCGCACTGCtcgtttccctcaaaaaaaaaaaaaaagatgcgCACTGCTCGCTACGTACCGGAGAGTGGAACCAGTCCATCGACCTGATCCGCTCCCCGTGCTATAAATTCATCGCCTCCGTCGGCCACTCCTCACTCCTTTACCCTCATCCACACTGCTGCAGTTTGAAATGGCAACTCAGATGGGCTGCTCGCCGGCGgcagcgcgcctcctcctcctcctcctcgtggtCGCGGCGGGCACATCGGTGGCCGGGGCGACGTACGTCCGGTACAAGGATCCGAAGCAGCCGATCCAGGAGCGCGTGGCGGATCTCCTCGGCCGGATGACGCTCGAGGAGAAGATCGGCCAGATGACGCAGATCGAGCGCGCCAACGCCTCCACCGCCGTCATCGAGAAGTACTTCGTTGGTACGTCGTCTCCCCTTGCTCTCCGTTCCTGCTTCACCGGCGATCCTATGCGCGCGCGCGGGTCTGATTTGGTCCATGTGCATGTGCAGGGAGCGTGCTGAGCGGCGGCGGCAGCGTGCCGTCGGAGAAGGCGTCGGCGGCGACGTGGCAGGAGATGATCACCAAGATGCAGAAGGCGGCGCTCAGCACCCGCCTCGGCATCCCCATCATCTACGGCATCGACGCCGTGCAcggcaacaacaacgcctacaacgcCACCATCTTCCCCCACAACGTCGGCCTCGGCGCCACCAGGGACCCCGACCTGGTCAAGCTCATCGGCCGCGCCACCGCGCTCGAGGCCCGGGCCACCGGCATCCCCTACACCTTCGCGCCATGCGTCGCGGTACGTACCAATGTCTACTCGCTACGTATGTGTATGTCATCCTGACAGCCGTATATATTTTTGTGATATAGGTTTGCCGTGATCCGAGGTGGGGCAGGTGCTACGAGAGCTTCAGCGAGGACACGAAGCTGGTGCAGCTGATGACGGCGGCCGTGATCCCCGGCCTGCAGGGTGCTGCCCGGCACCCCACCGGCATCCCCGTCGTGGCCGGGCCCAAGAGCGTGGCCGGCTGCGCCAAGCACTTCGTCGGCGACGGCGGGACGCGCCACGGGATCAACGAGAACAACACGGTGCTCAGCTTCCACGACCTCATGCGCATCCACATGCCGCCCTACTACGACGCCGTCATCAAGGGCGTCGCCTCCGTCATGATCTCCTACTCCAGCTGGAACGGCGTCAAGATGCACGAGAACAAGTTCCTCATCACCCAAATCCTCAAGGACAAGATGCGCTTCAGGGTACGTATGAATTTTAATTACTTCGCTGCACCCGTCCCATACATTGCCCGTTGTCATTTTGTCGAGCACTTGACACGGTGATGTCCATGGACGTGCAGGGGTTCGTGATCACGGACTGGCAGGCGGTGGACAAGATCACCACGCCGCCGCACAAGCACTACTACCACTCCATCCAGGAGACCATCCACGCCGGCATCGACATGGTCATGGTCCCCTACGACTACCCCGAGTTCGTCGCCGACGTCACCGCGCAGGCCAAGCGCGGCGCCATCAACATGGACCGCATCAACGACGCCGTCACCCGCATCCTCAGGGTTAAGTTCGCCATGGGCCTCTTTGAGAACCCCTTGCCCGACCACAGCCTCGTCGCCCAGCTCGGCAGCAAGCCGCACCGGGAGCTCGCCAGGGAGGCCGTCCGCAAGTCGCTCGTGCTGCTCAAGAACGGCAAGGGCAAGAAAGACGGCAAGCCCGTCCTCCCGCTCTCCAAGAGCGCCAAGAAGATCCTCGTCGTCGGCACCCACGCCCACGACCTCGGCCTCCAGTGCGGCGGCTGGACCAAGTCCTGGCAGGGCCAGTCCGGCAACGACTTCACCGGCCAAGGTACGTCGTCATCTCGTCACACATCGTATCTCATGAACCGTTCTTGTTGATGTCGATACCCATGTTGATGCTTATGCATTGCAGGCACCACCATCCTTGAGGCCATCAAATCGGCCGTGGACAAGAAGACGGTCATCGACTACTCGGAGCACCCGGACAAGGGCTCCGTCTCCAAGAACATGGACGACTACGACTACGCCGTCGTGGCGGTGGGCGAGCAGCCCTACGCCGAGACGGCCGGCGACAACCAGAACCTCACCCTCCCGGGCCCGGGCCCGGAGGTCATCAGGAAGGTGTGCGAGCTCGTCAAGTGcgtcgtcgtcctcgtctccgGCCGCCCGCTCATCGTCGAGCCGTACCTGGACACCATGGACGCGCTCGTCGCCGCGTGGCTGCCGGGCAGCGAGGGCCACGGCGTCGCCGACGTGCTCTTCGGGGACTACGGCTTCTCCGGGAAGCTGCCGCGGACGTGGGTCAGGTCGGTCGACCAGCTGCCCATGAACTACGGCGACAAGCTCTACGACCCGCTCTTCCCCTTCGGCTTCGGCCTCACCACCAAGCCGGCGGCGGATAGCAGCTAGCTACTAGGAGTCTGAGTTTCTTTTCCTGCCCTAGCTAGTGTGCGATTAATTAACGAGTCCGTAAGTTCGTTACGAACATCCGATGAACTTGAAATCAATCTATATATAGTGCTGTCGAAATTCAGTCTATCTTGAATTCTCGACTTCTCGAGTTGGTTCTGCGGTGCGGACTCTCATTCAAAGGTGACCTTCCAATCATTTGCATTGTGCACGCCGACTGACAGCAATGATGGGATTTAACGAGATTTAGTGACAAGGAATCGTGCACAATGACAGGTTTAACGAGATTCAGTCAGAATCTCAGATTTTTGAAACCTATTGCAGCGTGGCTAGGTTTGGGGTTGTATATTTTTCCCCATAGTTTTGGGTCTCAATTTGTCATTTGTAACACAAGACATGCCGACGATCGAATTTAGTTTGGCCAGAGGTCCCATACAGCGCGGCTGACTTCAGAGATGTTGATGGAGTGGCGTGAGTAGGGTTTGATGTCACTCATTTCTTTGTTTCCATTCTTTTTTGCTGTTTTGTTCTGTCCGATCCTTCCTCCTGCAAAAAAATCCTTCTTTATATCCTATAATTGACGCATAAAATCACAATTTTGATTCcctttaaaaaaaaagagaaacgcATAAAAGATAACTGTACCCCATCTTGTCACATCGGATGTCACCCTGCTTTCTTTTAACAAATATCAATTCTTTCACAAAATGTGATTTTAGTCCAAGAAAACAAAATGCATCTAAGAAAACAAAAGGGAAACATTTCAAATCAACCAGCCGGCGGAACTTTCGACCGGTCGTGCTCGCTTATTATTCCAACGTCAATACTCATTGCGAGTTTGGAACATGTTAAAAGATTCTTGATAAGGATTTGATAATGCCAAATCTTATCGGCCTCACATTGTTGATGGCGATGGTGGCACAATAACATCCTTGTAACCCCAGAACTTTGCAAGGAGTGCAACACTAGACTTTTTAGCAATAAATTATCACCGCCGACCATTGTCATCTCACACATCCTATTTGAGTTTAGAATTTGGGTCACGACATGCACCAAATTTAAGTCATATTATGTCGGGGGAATTAGATGTGTTCCACCTTCAGGCTTGTGAATTTGTAAAATTCTCGTAATTATTGAATGTGGAAAAAAATTGCCCTTTAAAAAAATTAGGTGATGGGAAAGGAATAAAAGATGATTGTGTCGTCCTacctttttttttgcgagaaacttCCGATCTATGTCcatggaccacctagcgacgactacaagcaccgtaGGAGCCAAAGGCTTGCCGCCGTCATCGTCCTCCCTCATCGGAGccaggcaaaccttgttgtagtagacagtcggaaagtcgtcgtgctaaggccccata
It encodes:
- the LOC119297999 gene encoding beta-glucosidase BoGH3B-like, producing MATQMGCSPAAARLLLLLLVVAAGTSVAGATYVRYKDPKQPIQERVADLLGRMTLEEKIGQMTQIERANASTAVIEKYFVGSVLSGGGSVPSEKASAATWQEMITKMQKAALSTRLGIPIIYGIDAVHGNNNAYNATIFPHNVGLGATRDPDLVKLIGRATALEARATGIPYTFAPCVAVCRDPRWGRCYESFSEDTKLVQLMTAAVIPGLQGAARHPTGIPVVAGPKSVAGCAKHFVGDGGTRHGINENNTVLSFHDLMRIHMPPYYDAVIKGVASVMISYSSWNGVKMHENKFLITQILKDKMRFRGFVITDWQAVDKITTPPHKHYYHSIQETIHAGIDMVMVPYDYPEFVADVTAQAKRGAINMDRINDAVTRILRVKFAMGLFENPLPDHSLVAQLGSKPHRELAREAVRKSLVLLKNGKGKKDGKPVLPLSKSAKKILVVGTHAHDLGLQCGGWTKSWQGQSGNDFTGQGTTILEAIKSAVDKKTVIDYSEHPDKGSVSKNMDDYDYAVVAVGEQPYAETAGDNQNLTLPGPGPEVIRKVCELVKCVVVLVSGRPLIVEPYLDTMDALVAAWLPGSEGHGVADVLFGDYGFSGKLPRTWVRSVDQLPMNYGDKLYDPLFPFGFGLTTKPAADSS